One window of Streptomyces sp. FIT100 genomic DNA carries:
- a CDS encoding SdrD B-like domain-containing protein, which produces MIRRTVWRAMLVLTCTSALLAPAMPASADPGEGTLTVNVFREFAAKGTLDPQIQTALAGATVRITSEQSGQTQTYPVGPSGTITVNLSSWRRSGGKYKVELINWPNKHDPATGTGFLQPAFAGTGLSSHLNFVDMAYGQDATLNMAVWNPDDYCQDNPTLVTACMQAATKPGEKTLVTFPYNSRGDTQGSTTNPRPIATVQNTGAVYGLAYRKKDKRLFSGAYAKRHTDYGPGGQGAIYVTDRTTGATSVFATVPNAGTTGHNQSNRVDAPFANRPGKESLGDIEISSDGSELYVVNMNDGNLYTYDATQATAGGFKRPPVKIPDSACSPPGDWRPMGLGVRDGVVYVGGVCSAESTQDATKLRAVVWTYDPVTTTFGAAPIVDEPLNFPRDPAQDPTPGDWKPWTQDNLAQFPMGYLAYPQPMLSDIEIERDGSLVLGFRDRFGDQSGLVIPNANPGGGIESTITGGDINKVCRKSDGTYHWEGSVECPRPQGGNEWFTGDTYYTGSGHRETAQGALALPLQQNTIASTVLDPYRVINSGGIGWFDRTTGHRDAMQDGFGVVYDTDGGFGKAHGLGDLELLCDDPPVQIGNRVWLDDGGGSQNARYDETLGIPDVTVTLKDPAGRVIARKKTDAKGEYYFDHRDGLLPNTDYTVEFDKTTADVSNLPPYITSPADLAWTPTTGSNPATNSDAAPPGGNNQAPTAVANVTTGPPGSVDHDLDAGMWAGT; this is translated from the coding sequence ATGATCAGACGAACCGTCTGGCGGGCGATGCTGGTACTGACTTGTACCAGCGCCCTGCTGGCGCCCGCCATGCCGGCCTCCGCCGACCCCGGCGAGGGCACGCTGACGGTCAATGTGTTCAGGGAGTTCGCCGCGAAGGGCACTCTCGACCCGCAGATCCAGACCGCCTTGGCCGGGGCGACCGTTCGCATCACGAGCGAGCAGTCAGGACAGACGCAGACCTACCCGGTCGGTCCCAGCGGGACTATCACCGTCAACCTCAGCTCCTGGAGGCGCTCCGGAGGGAAGTACAAGGTCGAGCTGATCAACTGGCCGAACAAGCACGACCCGGCCACCGGCACCGGCTTCCTGCAACCGGCGTTCGCCGGCACAGGACTGTCCTCCCATCTCAACTTCGTGGACATGGCGTACGGCCAGGACGCCACGCTCAACATGGCCGTGTGGAATCCCGACGACTACTGCCAGGACAACCCCACCCTGGTCACGGCCTGTATGCAGGCAGCGACCAAGCCGGGCGAGAAGACGCTGGTCACCTTCCCGTACAACTCCCGCGGTGACACCCAGGGCAGCACCACGAACCCGAGGCCGATCGCCACGGTCCAGAACACCGGCGCTGTTTACGGGCTGGCGTACCGCAAGAAGGACAAGCGACTCTTCTCCGGGGCCTACGCCAAACGCCACACGGACTACGGCCCCGGCGGCCAGGGCGCGATCTACGTGACCGACAGGACCACCGGCGCCACCAGTGTGTTCGCGACGGTGCCGAACGCGGGCACCACCGGACACAACCAGAGCAATCGGGTGGACGCCCCGTTCGCCAACCGGCCCGGCAAGGAGTCCCTCGGCGACATCGAGATCTCCTCGGACGGCTCGGAGCTGTACGTCGTCAACATGAACGACGGGAATCTGTACACCTATGACGCGACGCAGGCCACGGCCGGCGGTTTCAAGCGCCCGCCGGTCAAGATCCCGGATTCCGCCTGCTCCCCTCCCGGCGACTGGCGGCCGATGGGACTGGGCGTGCGCGACGGTGTGGTGTACGTGGGCGGCGTCTGCTCCGCCGAGAGTACGCAGGATGCCACCAAGCTGCGCGCGGTGGTGTGGACGTACGACCCCGTCACCACCACGTTCGGTGCCGCACCCATCGTCGACGAGCCGCTGAACTTCCCCCGCGACCCGGCCCAGGACCCCACGCCGGGTGACTGGAAGCCATGGACGCAGGACAACCTGGCCCAGTTCCCCATGGGGTACCTGGCCTACCCGCAGCCCATGCTCAGCGACATCGAGATCGAGCGCGACGGCAGCCTGGTCCTGGGCTTCCGCGACCGGTTCGGCGACCAGTCCGGGCTGGTGATCCCCAACGCCAACCCCGGCGGAGGCATCGAGAGCACCATCACGGGCGGTGACATCAACAAGGTCTGCCGCAAGTCCGACGGCACCTACCACTGGGAGGGCAGCGTCGAATGCCCCCGCCCCCAGGGCGGCAACGAGTGGTTCACCGGTGACACCTACTACACCGGGAGCGGCCATCGGGAGACGGCGCAGGGCGCGCTCGCACTCCCGCTGCAGCAGAACACGATCGCCAGCACCGTCCTGGACCCGTACCGCGTCATCAACTCTGGCGGAATCGGGTGGTTCGACCGGACGACGGGCCACCGTGACGCGATGCAGGACGGGTTCGGGGTTGTCTACGACACCGACGGCGGCTTCGGCAAGGCCCACGGTCTGGGCGACCTGGAACTGCTATGTGACGACCCGCCGGTGCAGATCGGCAACCGGGTCTGGCTCGACGACGGCGGCGGCTCGCAGAACGCCAGGTACGACGAGACCCTCGGTATCCCGGATGTGACCGTCACCCTCAAGGACCCGGCCGGGCGGGTCATCGCGAGGAAGAAGACCGACGCCAAGGGCGAGTACTACTTCGACCATCGCGACGGGCTCCTGCCGAACACCGACTACACGGTGGAGTTCGACAAGACCACCGCCGACGTCAGCAACCTGCCCCCCTACATCACCTCACCCGCCGATCTGGCGTGGACGCCCACCACGGGCAGTAACCCGGCGACCAACTCGGACGCCGCGCCGCCCGGTGGCAACAACCAGGCCCCGACCGCGGTGGCGAACGTGACGACCGGCCCTCCCGGTTCGGTCGACCATGACCTGGACGCCGGGATGTGGGCGGGTACCTGA
- a CDS encoding AraC family transcriptional regulator, translating into MLERLNEAMDYVEDHLGESIETAELARIAMTSEYHFRRMFSALAGIPLSEYVRRRRLTLAGAEVLAGERTLLDVAVRYGYSSGEAFARAFRVVHGVGPGEARRTGAALHSQPRMSFRLIVEGSSSMRYRVVEKDGFRLVGRGTQVPLVYEGMNPAIVEFVKSIGKETLGRWEEYAAGEPGGVVAAVSNHSAEDAEGTELDYFHGVVSDAAVPGASESLDVEPGTWAVFESSGEFPLAVQYLWRDVYTQWFPSNPYRSRPGPSLSRTRVSEDGTHADAELWIPVERVGG; encoded by the coding sequence GTGCTGGAGCGGCTGAATGAGGCCATGGACTACGTCGAGGACCACCTCGGTGAGTCCATCGAAACGGCCGAGCTGGCCCGTATCGCCATGACGTCGGAGTATCACTTCCGGCGGATGTTCTCCGCGCTGGCGGGCATCCCGCTCTCCGAGTACGTCCGCCGTCGGCGGCTGACGCTCGCCGGGGCGGAAGTGCTCGCCGGGGAGCGGACGCTGCTCGACGTCGCGGTGCGGTACGGGTACAGCTCGGGCGAGGCGTTCGCGCGTGCCTTTCGCGTCGTGCACGGGGTCGGTCCCGGCGAGGCGCGGCGGACGGGCGCGGCGCTGCACTCCCAGCCGCGGATGTCCTTCCGGCTGATCGTCGAAGGGAGCAGCAGCATGCGGTACCGGGTAGTGGAGAAGGACGGGTTCAGGCTCGTGGGCAGGGGGACACAGGTCCCGTTGGTCTACGAGGGGATGAATCCGGCCATCGTGGAGTTCGTCAAGAGTATCGGCAAGGAGACGCTGGGGCGCTGGGAGGAGTATGCGGCGGGGGAGCCCGGCGGTGTCGTGGCCGCCGTCAGCAACCACTCCGCGGAGGACGCGGAAGGCACCGAACTCGACTATTTCCACGGGGTGGTGAGCGACGCGGCGGTGCCCGGGGCTTCGGAGAGCCTCGACGTCGAGCCGGGGACGTGGGCGGTGTTCGAGTCCTCGGGAGAGTTCCCGCTGGCGGTCCAGTACCTCTGGCGGGATGTGTACACGCAGTGGTTCCCGTCGAACCCGTACCGGAGCCGGCCGGGTCCGTCGCTCTCGCGCACGCGCGTGTCCGAGGACGGTACGCACGCGGACGCGGAGCTGTGGATTCCGGTGGAGCGGGTCGGCGGCTGA
- a CDS encoding LamG domain-containing protein, whose amino-acid sequence MAALAASVLTAGLLTSPAYAAVKAAPADAGALATQVERSASVLAAESGEPVEVVSERTPYSLTMANPDGTFTLTQSTTPQRAKGEDGSWQPIDTTLERRANGTIGPKSAVVDLSFSGGGSGSRLIRIASAQGAVELGWPEALPEPALSGPTATYSEVFEGVDLQLTATAEGYREVLLVKSAQAAANPELNEIKLSVMGDGLTLRPGAGGGLRALDGDGNAVFTGPAGQMWDSAGDEEGTQSQLMRTAVAESEPAGGDPSQPGKGDASAELPVEVSGDAVTIKPDTELLRGAETVYPVYIDPPLGLGASERSVISSDGDRFWQFSGDYGVGRCYRVGPWYCDADHTNRMLFEFAPSALVGKHIVGATFRAFETWSFSCTAHWVDLWRTNNMSEATRWPGPSKLDLMGDVNISAGRGDNCAPSQPDAWVDFVDNASETDENLTATVRNFAAGKFSRLTLMLAAKDEGDADAWKRFDDNAELQVSYVPRPGVPSHVGTLPGDGVTYYCKSSQVDPLIVTRQDPMVQSVVQTEVQPKSGEFTGSLRTYITVDRVENGKWVASWAATLPSVGYHPDGTAERMRMNPRADNTLYRMRALTNSFWTTGGVTSSIPSAWSPYCYFKIDATAPKEPQIRTTGIYSECTATVCEGAGGPGLAGEFALSPNAGDTDITGYRWRLIGDVSTHVESGAAVTIRPIPPMSGTQTLTAEAKDVLNRWGPPAEFAFKVASAHGPVGRWHFADGTPGSSVTTAEDSATGGIRHPATLHPVAGNKAATWSSMARRGTDDYSLALNDDVIDAAQQIGYADTASPPLNTMESFTVSAWALLTDTTKNRVVISAPGTYGSAFQLSYSASAKKWVFGRVAADVTSPVYVNASAAVANPPVGVWTHLAGVFDSKGDDDDKNDTIQLFVNGRPQGDPVVLHAVNANYSPTASAGGMMFGRSRAGEYFSGRVDEVIVWQRALTSDEVRQDSALTEDGVPATELVGHWDATAATTATLSELTPYTADNMTGSAGGTAPDPESDALVFDGESGAMTTQGPVVDEAGSFTVTAAVQLDSAKLAAKPVGYRAQVFGQKTATGSESSWAIWVEKVSEGGYMWRFGRTATDTNGTVTDSSSVPSSEPAETDTWVQVTGVFNAAEATDDGYGSTHLYVTETEQDQLDGFSFDSATQGSGELAVGRGSANGTTGHYLPGAIDEVRIWTGAMTAEQVASKVLGSPGEE is encoded by the coding sequence GTGGCGGCGCTCGCGGCGTCGGTGTTGACGGCTGGGCTGCTGACGTCTCCGGCATACGCTGCTGTGAAGGCGGCTCCAGCGGACGCGGGGGCGCTTGCGACGCAGGTCGAGCGTTCCGCTTCTGTACTCGCGGCCGAGTCCGGAGAGCCGGTCGAGGTCGTGTCGGAGCGCACGCCGTATTCGCTCACGATGGCCAACCCGGATGGGACGTTCACTCTCACGCAGTCGACCACTCCACAGCGGGCGAAGGGTGAGGACGGTTCGTGGCAGCCGATCGACACCACACTTGAGCGGCGTGCGAACGGCACCATCGGCCCCAAGTCCGCCGTTGTGGACCTGTCCTTCTCCGGTGGTGGGAGCGGTTCCAGGCTGATCCGTATCGCGAGCGCTCAGGGCGCGGTTGAGCTCGGCTGGCCCGAGGCACTTCCCGAGCCGGCACTCAGCGGCCCGACCGCCACGTACTCGGAGGTTTTCGAGGGTGTCGACCTCCAGCTGACGGCGACGGCCGAGGGCTACCGCGAGGTACTGCTCGTCAAGTCGGCCCAGGCGGCAGCGAATCCGGAGCTGAACGAGATCAAGCTCTCCGTCATGGGTGACGGCCTGACCCTCAGGCCGGGTGCCGGTGGCGGTCTGCGCGCCCTCGACGGTGATGGCAATGCCGTGTTCACCGGTCCGGCGGGGCAGATGTGGGACTCGGCCGGCGACGAAGAGGGCACTCAGTCGCAACTGATGCGTACCGCAGTCGCCGAGTCGGAACCGGCCGGCGGCGACCCGTCCCAGCCGGGCAAGGGCGATGCCAGCGCTGAGCTGCCTGTCGAGGTGAGCGGCGACGCTGTGACGATCAAACCGGACACCGAACTGCTCCGCGGCGCGGAGACGGTCTATCCGGTCTATATCGATCCGCCTCTCGGACTGGGTGCGTCGGAGCGATCGGTGATCTCTTCTGATGGCGACCGTTTCTGGCAATTCAGCGGCGACTACGGCGTCGGCCGCTGCTACCGCGTCGGACCGTGGTACTGCGACGCTGACCACACCAACCGCATGCTCTTCGAGTTTGCGCCGAGCGCGCTCGTCGGGAAGCACATCGTCGGTGCGACGTTCCGGGCGTTCGAGACCTGGTCGTTCTCGTGCACTGCGCACTGGGTCGATCTGTGGCGGACGAACAACATGTCCGAGGCGACACGCTGGCCCGGCCCGTCGAAGCTCGACCTGATGGGAGACGTCAATATCTCGGCCGGCCGTGGTGACAACTGTGCGCCCTCCCAGCCGGATGCATGGGTCGACTTCGTCGACAACGCGTCGGAGACCGACGAGAACCTGACTGCGACCGTGCGGAACTTCGCGGCAGGCAAGTTCTCCCGTCTCACCCTCATGCTCGCTGCCAAGGACGAGGGTGACGCGGACGCCTGGAAGCGCTTCGACGACAACGCCGAACTCCAGGTGTCCTATGTGCCGCGGCCTGGCGTCCCGTCCCATGTGGGGACACTTCCTGGCGACGGGGTCACGTACTACTGCAAGTCCTCGCAGGTCGATCCGCTGATCGTGACGCGCCAGGATCCGATGGTGCAGTCCGTGGTGCAGACGGAGGTGCAGCCGAAGTCGGGTGAGTTCACAGGTTCGCTGCGCACCTACATCACCGTCGACCGTGTCGAGAACGGGAAGTGGGTGGCCTCCTGGGCGGCGACGCTGCCGAGTGTGGGTTACCACCCGGACGGCACGGCGGAGCGGATGCGGATGAATCCGCGGGCGGACAACACGCTGTACCGGATGCGGGCGCTCACCAACTCGTTCTGGACGACCGGGGGCGTGACGTCGAGCATTCCGTCGGCCTGGTCGCCGTACTGCTACTTCAAGATCGACGCGACCGCACCGAAGGAGCCGCAGATCCGGACCACCGGCATCTACTCGGAGTGCACGGCCACGGTCTGTGAGGGCGCCGGGGGGCCGGGCCTGGCCGGAGAGTTCGCGCTCTCACCGAATGCCGGGGACACGGACATCACCGGTTACCGCTGGCGCCTTATCGGCGACGTATCGACGCACGTGGAGTCCGGCGCGGCGGTGACGATCAGGCCGATCCCGCCAATGTCGGGCACCCAGACGCTGACAGCGGAGGCCAAGGATGTACTCAACCGCTGGGGTCCGCCGGCGGAGTTCGCTTTCAAGGTTGCCTCGGCACACGGACCGGTCGGTCGCTGGCACTTCGCGGACGGCACGCCCGGCTCGTCGGTGACGACGGCGGAAGACAGCGCAACCGGCGGGATCCGCCATCCGGCGACGCTGCATCCGGTGGCGGGCAACAAAGCGGCGACATGGTCGTCCATGGCCCGTCGCGGCACGGATGACTACTCACTCGCGCTGAACGATGACGTCATCGATGCTGCCCAGCAGATCGGGTACGCCGACACAGCCTCACCGCCGCTCAACACCATGGAGTCGTTCACGGTCTCGGCATGGGCGCTGCTGACGGATACGACGAAGAACCGCGTGGTGATTTCTGCTCCCGGCACGTACGGGTCCGCGTTCCAGCTCTCCTACTCAGCGTCCGCGAAGAAGTGGGTCTTCGGCCGTGTCGCAGCGGATGTGACGAGTCCCGTGTACGTGAATGCGTCGGCGGCTGTGGCGAACCCGCCCGTAGGGGTCTGGACGCATCTGGCAGGCGTCTTCGACAGCAAGGGCGATGACGACGACAAGAACGACACCATCCAGCTCTTCGTCAACGGCCGTCCGCAAGGGGACCCGGTCGTACTGCATGCCGTGAACGCGAACTACTCGCCGACCGCGTCAGCGGGAGGCATGATGTTCGGCCGGTCGAGGGCCGGAGAGTATTTCTCCGGGCGCGTCGACGAAGTCATCGTGTGGCAGCGTGCCCTGACCTCGGACGAGGTACGTCAGGACAGCGCCCTGACGGAGGACGGCGTACCGGCGACCGAGTTGGTCGGCCACTGGGACGCCACCGCAGCCACGACCGCCACATTGTCCGAACTGACCCCGTACACAGCGGACAACATGACCGGTTCCGCCGGCGGCACCGCTCCGGATCCCGAGAGCGATGCTCTGGTCTTCGACGGCGAGTCGGGGGCCATGACCACACAGGGACCGGTTGTCGACGAGGCCGGGTCGTTCACGGTGACAGCGGCCGTACAGCTGGACAGCGCAAAGCTGGCGGCCAAGCCGGTCGGCTATCGGGCCCAGGTCTTCGGCCAGAAGACGGCAACAGGCTCGGAGTCCTCGTGGGCCATCTGGGTCGAGAAGGTCTCCGAAGGCGGCTACATGTGGCGCTTCGGCCGCACTGCGACAGACACCAACGGCACCGTGACCGATTCGTCGTCGGTGCCGTCCAGCGAACCAGCTGAAACGGACACCTGGGTGCAGGTGACCGGCGTCTTCAACGCAGCCGAAGCCACGGACGACGGGTACGGCAGCACGCATCTCTACGTGACTGAGACCGAGCAGGATCAGCTCGACGGCTTTTCGTTCGATTCGGCTACTCAAGGCAGCGGGGAGCTGGCGGTCGGCCGCGGCTCTGCCAACGGGACCACGGGCCACTACCTGCCTGGTGCCATCGACGAAGTGCGGATCTGGACCGGGGCAATGACCGCTGAGCAGGTCGCCTCCAAGGTATTGGGCTCTCCCGGCGAGGAGTAG